In Campylobacter sp. RM16189, a genomic segment contains:
- the pseF gene encoding pseudaminic acid cytidylyltransferase, which translates to MNLCVIPARGGSKRIPHKNIKDFLGNPIISYSIKAALSSKVFDEVIVSTDSEEIAEVARKFGAKTPFLRDANLSDDFTSTGDVIKDACIKMGDKFKTVCCLYPTAPLLKGEVLNEAYNKFKASECEYLFSVCEFSFPIQRAIKIDLNGKASMFYPEYNSTRSQDLEPAYHDAGQFYFGKRDAWLQGKWVFKPHSKVFILKRNLVCDIDTIEDFEFAKKLYKINHEL; encoded by the coding sequence ATGAACCTATGCGTCATACCAGCAAGAGGCGGAAGCAAGCGAATCCCGCATAAAAATATCAAAGATTTTTTAGGTAACCCTATAATATCTTACAGTATCAAAGCGGCTCTAAGTTCAAAAGTGTTTGATGAAGTAATAGTAAGCACTGACAGTGAGGAGATAGCTGAAGTTGCGCGAAAATTTGGTGCCAAAACACCATTTTTAAGAGATGCCAACCTTAGCGACGACTTTACTTCAACAGGCGATGTTATAAAAGATGCCTGCATCAAAATGGGAGATAAATTTAAAACGGTATGTTGCTTATATCCTACCGCTCCGCTTTTAAAAGGAGAGGTATTAAATGAAGCGTATAATAAATTTAAAGCAAGTGAATGCGAATATCTATTTTCTGTTTGCGAATTTTCTTTTCCGATTCAACGCGCTATAAAAATAGATTTAAATGGAAAAGCAAGTATGTTTTATCCTGAATATAACAGCACTCGCTCGCAAGATCTAGAACCCGCATATCATGATGCAGGACAATTTTACTTTGGCAAACGTGATGCATGGTTACAAGGCAAATGGGTGTTTAAACCGCATTCAAAAGTCTTTATTTTAAAGCGAAATTTAGTATGTGATATCGATACTATTGAAGATTTCGAATTTGCTAAAAAACTTTATAAAATCAATCATGAACTTTGA
- a CDS encoding NTP transferase domain-containing protein, producing the protein MNAIILAAGLGSRLKEITVNKHKSLLKIAGRVNLERTIEFLNDIGVDDINIITGYKASDFEYLKEKFNVNLIHNDKFDTLNNLYSFCLALDFFGNSFVIDADVVMLKNILQITDTSVYYTTIRKINNKNDWIVTCDDNNRITRIEPSNKNLPTLFGISYFTKNDANLIKERIKSLPKEAFSNKKLYYDNVFVSMLSEIIIKEVRVDNRFVCEIDDKEDLKEINEKARAI; encoded by the coding sequence ATGAATGCTATAATTTTGGCAGCAGGTCTAGGATCTAGACTAAAAGAAATAACCGTAAATAAACATAAATCACTTTTAAAAATAGCAGGCAGAGTCAATCTGGAAAGAACTATAGAATTTTTAAATGATATTGGCGTAGATGATATAAACATAATAACCGGATACAAAGCTAGTGATTTTGAATATTTAAAAGAAAAATTTAATGTAAATTTGATACATAACGACAAATTTGATACTTTAAACAATCTTTATTCTTTCTGCCTTGCCTTGGATTTTTTCGGCAATAGTTTCGTTATAGATGCGGATGTTGTGATGTTAAAAAACATATTGCAAATTACAGATACATCGGTATACTATACTACAATAAGAAAGATAAATAATAAAAATGATTGGATAGTAACTTGTGATGATAATAATCGTATAACAAGAATAGAGCCGTCAAATAAAAATTTACCTACTCTTTTTGGAATAAGTTATTTTACAAAAAATGATGCTAATTTAATAAAAGAACGCATTAAATCACTCCCTAAAGAAGCTTTTAGCAATAAAAAACTTTATTATGATAATGTTTTTGTAAGTATGCTAAGTGAAATAATTATAAAAGAAGTTAGAGTAGACAATAGATTTGTTTGCGAAATAGACGATAAAGAGGATTTAAAAGAGATAAACGAAAAGGCACGTGCGATATGA
- a CDS encoding fatty acid--CoA ligase family protein — MVSFLLKNFSDFSKKNAVIHNNKIYTYEDLLAKINEFKIKLSDIKSGEVVGLIGGYSFENIALFLALFLNKNIIVPINSNIDSEVEQRLKEAFANKTITYKNGLIFIKDLCEKESNILIKKLQDNYSSGLILFSSGSLAKPKAIVHNLDNLVLNFKDKKPKNLKMLLFLLFDHIGGLNTLLNGLAMGATLIIANDFSTAKICELIEKFDINVLPTTPSFLNLLLINKDYEKFDLNSLKLITYGTERMDDNILKRLKEVFSKVKFIQTFGTSETGIMNTNSKSSTSTFFNLNPDEYKIVDGELYIKSKTAFLGYLNADNYDDDGWFKTGDLVEVGENGFLKIIGRSKEMINVGGNKLLAGEVESLILQIPDIKDVLVYAENNAILGQNVACDVVCNLQKDEVKNLIRSFLRDKIPSYKIPARINVVNKIDMTARFKKDRRLNR, encoded by the coding sequence ATGGTGAGCTTTTTATTAAAAAACTTTAGCGATTTTTCAAAAAAAAATGCTGTTATTCACAATAATAAAATTTATACTTATGAAGATCTTTTAGCTAAAATAAATGAATTTAAAATCAAACTTAGTGATATAAAAAGCGGAGAAGTTGTAGGTCTTATAGGCGGATACAGTTTTGAAAATATAGCTTTGTTTTTAGCGCTTTTTTTAAATAAAAATATTATAGTTCCCATAAACTCAAATATCGATTCGGAAGTAGAGCAGCGGCTAAAAGAAGCATTTGCAAACAAAACGATAACTTATAAAAACGGCTTGATATTTATAAAAGATTTATGTGAAAAAGAATCCAATATTTTAATAAAAAAGCTACAAGATAACTATAGTAGCGGACTTATATTATTTTCTAGCGGTAGCCTGGCAAAGCCAAAAGCTATAGTGCATAATCTTGATAATTTAGTTTTAAATTTTAAGGATAAAAAGCCAAAAAATTTAAAAATGTTGTTATTTTTGCTGTTTGATCATATAGGAGGCTTAAATACTCTTTTAAATGGTCTTGCCATGGGCGCTACGCTTATTATAGCAAATGATTTTAGTACTGCTAAAATTTGTGAATTGATAGAGAAATTTGATATAAATGTATTGCCTACTACGCCTAGTTTTTTAAATTTGCTTTTAATCAATAAAGATTATGAAAAATTTGATTTAAATTCACTAAAATTGATTACATACGGCACTGAAAGAATGGATGATAACATACTTAAGCGATTAAAAGAAGTATTTAGTAAAGTTAAATTTATTCAGACTTTTGGAACAAGTGAAACTGGAATTATGAATACTAACTCCAAATCATCAACGTCTACTTTTTTTAATTTAAACCCAGACGAGTATAAGATTGTAGACGGTGAGCTTTATATAAAAAGTAAAACCGCATTTTTGGGATATTTAAATGCAGATAATTATGATGATGACGGATGGTTTAAAACTGGTGATTTGGTGGAAGTTGGAGAAAATGGTTTTTTAAAAATAATAGGACGTAGCAAGGAGATGATCAATGTTGGAGGCAACAAACTTTTAGCTGGTGAGGTTGAAAGTCTTATTTTACAAATTCCAGATATAAAAGATGTATTGGTTTATGCTGAAAATAATGCTATATTGGGTCAAAACGTGGCTTGCGATGTAGTTTGTAATTTGCAAAAAGACGAAGTAAAAAATTTAATCAGATCTTTTTTAAGAGATAAAATTCCTAGTTATAAAATTCCTGCTAGAATAAACGTTGTTAATAAAATCGATATGACAGCCAGATTTAAGAAAGATAGGCGACTTAATCGCTAA
- the pseC gene encoding UDP-4-amino-4,6-dideoxy-N-acetyl-beta-L-altrosamine transaminase: MIAYSKQQITNSDIAAVCEAMQAEILTGGDKVAQFEAAICEYVGVKHAVVMNSATSALHVGYLALGVKENDEVITTPLTFAATANAALMAGAKVKFCDIKFDGNINENKLSELITSKTKVIAPVDFGGNSVNIIEIMKIARAKGIKVLDDASHALGSAIEGVKVGCHADASVFSFHAIKPITTFEGGALVTNDDEIAKKARLYRSHGISKTELWHSDMSLLGYNYRLSDVACALGLNQLKRLDEMIAVRESIAQFYDERFEKNPYFSTIKIPQNKKSSRHLYPILLFSTLWCAKEDIFAELHDRGVGVQVHYKPTYQFSFYKQLYGETELKVTEDFYKSELSLPCHQGMSMDDAKFVADTLLDVLAKFANPKCSI, translated from the coding sequence ATGATAGCTTATAGCAAGCAACAGATCACAAATAGCGATATAGCAGCCGTTTGCGAAGCTATGCAAGCGGAAATTTTAACAGGCGGAGATAAGGTGGCTCAATTTGAAGCGGCCATTTGCGAATATGTCGGAGTAAAACACGCAGTAGTAATGAATTCGGCAACTTCTGCGCTTCACGTCGGATATCTTGCTCTTGGCGTAAAAGAAAACGACGAGGTCATAACTACGCCTTTAACCTTTGCGGCAACGGCAAACGCAGCTTTAATGGCGGGAGCTAAGGTTAAATTTTGCGACATCAAATTTGACGGAAATATAAACGAAAACAAGCTTTCTGAGCTAATCACATCAAAAACAAAGGTCATAGCTCCCGTTGATTTTGGCGGAAATAGCGTAAACATAATAGAGATCATGAAAATAGCTCGCGCAAAAGGCATAAAAGTGCTTGATGACGCCTCACATGCGCTTGGTAGCGCCATAGAAGGAGTTAAAGTAGGCTGCCATGCGGACGCAAGCGTGTTTAGCTTCCATGCGATTAAGCCTATCACTACTTTTGAGGGCGGTGCGCTTGTAACAAACGACGACGAGATAGCCAAAAAAGCGCGTCTATATAGAAGTCACGGAATTTCTAAAACCGAACTTTGGCACAGCGATATGAGCCTGCTTGGATACAACTACCGCCTAAGCGACGTAGCTTGCGCACTTGGGCTAAATCAGCTTAAAAGGCTTGATGAAATGATAGCTGTGCGAGAGAGTATAGCGCAGTTTTACGACGAAAGATTTGAGAAAAATCCATACTTTAGCACTATAAAAATTCCTCAAAACAAAAAAAGCTCGCGCCATCTTTATCCGATCTTGCTTTTTAGCACTCTTTGGTGCGCTAAAGAAGATATTTTTGCGGAGCTTCACGATCGTGGAGTGGGGGTTCAGGTACATTATAAGCCTACCTATCAATTTAGCTTTTACAAGCAACTTTATGGCGAAACTGAGCTAAAGGTTACAGAGGATTTTTACAAATCAGAGCTTAGCCTGCCGTGTCATCAAGGCATGAGTATGGATGATGCGAAATTTGTAGCAGACACTCTGCTTGACGTGCTTGCTAAATTTGCAAATCCAAAGTGCAGCATATGA
- a CDS encoding DMT family transporter, whose amino-acid sequence MIFGILSGIFWAIDTLLLSKVQIFALLLVAIHDFASFLFIGFFLKISKTNLLLNKKQLLVIAIASTAGGLGMISFLLSIHYAKAPLASILSSLYPAFSVIIAGILLGQKLSKIGFLGLFIAVSFTILLFIFDIEFRDVNLLGVVFGLLCAMCWGSECVIINLALKDNVNEKVALFIRQGVSSSIALGAFLIFSIMQNKQNTYIINYELIVIAAFFATVSYTFYYKAIAKIGALKAMGLNISYSAWVIIFGFITGETFSTFLLICAILIMLGSVMSNVK is encoded by the coding sequence TTGATATTCGGAATACTAAGCGGTATCTTTTGGGCAATAGATACTTTGTTGCTATCAAAAGTGCAAATTTTTGCTCTACTTCTAGTTGCCATACATGATTTTGCAAGTTTTTTGTTTATAGGATTTTTTTTAAAAATTTCAAAAACAAATCTTTTACTAAACAAGAAACAACTCCTAGTTATAGCAATAGCTTCCACAGCAGGGGGTTTAGGTATGATCTCTTTTTTACTAAGCATACATTACGCCAAAGCCCCTCTTGCAAGTATTTTAAGTAGTCTTTATCCGGCTTTTAGCGTCATAATAGCTGGAATTTTGCTTGGACAAAAGCTTAGCAAAATAGGATTTTTAGGGTTATTTATAGCTGTTAGTTTTACCATATTACTCTTCATATTCGATATAGAATTTAGAGACGTTAATCTGCTAGGAGTTGTTTTCGGACTCCTTTGCGCCATGTGCTGGGGAAGTGAGTGCGTCATCATAAATTTGGCACTAAAAGATAATGTAAACGAAAAAGTAGCTTTATTTATCAGGCAAGGCGTTAGTTCATCTATTGCTCTTGGAGCTTTTTTAATCTTTTCTATAATGCAAAATAAGCAAAATACCTATATAATAAATTACGAATTAATTGTTATTGCAGCATTTTTTGCAACCGTTTCATATACATTTTATTATAAAGCAATAGCAAAAATAGGCGCTTTGAAGGCGATGGGACTCAACATATCATATTCAGCTTGGGTTATAATATTTGGTTTTATTACCGGTGAAACATTTTCCACGTTTTTGCTAATATGTGCCATTTTAATAATGCTAGGTTCTGTAATGAGTAATGTAAAATGA
- the dcd gene encoding dCTP deaminase, producing MGLKSDRWIREKSLNDKMIVPFCEEQIGKGVVSYGVSSYGYDIRVGNEFKIFTNIGGTVVDPKNFDEKNVVDFVGDVCIVPPNSFALARTVEYFNMPDNVLAICLGKSTYARCGIIVNVTPFEPGFKGHITIEISNTTPLPAKIYANEGIAQVLFLEGDEPCEVTYADKKGKYQAQEGITLPRILK from the coding sequence ATGGGTCTAAAAAGCGATAGATGGATACGCGAAAAGAGTTTAAATGACAAAATGATCGTGCCTTTTTGCGAAGAGCAGATAGGCAAAGGTGTCGTTAGCTACGGCGTCAGCAGCTATGGGTATGATATACGCGTTGGAAATGAGTTTAAAATTTTTACAAACATAGGCGGCACCGTAGTTGATCCCAAAAATTTCGACGAGAAAAACGTAGTTGATTTTGTTGGCGATGTATGTATAGTTCCGCCAAATTCCTTCGCGCTTGCTCGCACGGTCGAGTATTTTAATATGCCTGATAACGTGCTAGCCATCTGCCTTGGCAAGAGTACTTACGCACGCTGCGGCATCATCGTAAACGTAACGCCGTTTGAGCCGGGGTTTAAGGGGCATATCACGATTGAAATTTCAAACACAACCCCGCTTCCGGCTAAAATTTACGCAAACGAAGGCATAGCGCAAGTTTTATTTTTAGAAGGCGATGAACCATGCGAAGTGACATACGCCGATAAAAAGGGTAAATATCAAGCTCAAGAAGGTATAACGCTGCCTAGGATTTTGAAGTAA
- the pseB gene encoding UDP-N-acetylglucosamine 4,6-dehydratase (inverting) yields MFDEKSILITGGTGSFGKKYTEILLKNFKPKRLIIYSRDELKQYEMAQVFKNPAMRYFIGDVRDEKRLKTAMDGVDFVIHAAAMKHVPIAEYNPMECIKTNINGAQNVIDAAFACGVNKVIALSTDKACNPVNLYGATKLASDKLFVAANNIAGSKKTRFSVVRYGNVVGSRGSVVPLFKRLIQEGAKELPITHEQMTRFWITLEQGVNFVLKNFERMKGGEIFIPKIPSMTMLDLARALAPELKVKIIGIRPGEKMHEVMVGKDDAHLTYEFSDHYVISPSIQFATIQDFSTNALGERGKLVEDGFEYSSNTNKIWLDKEGLLEMINDSL; encoded by the coding sequence ATGTTTGATGAAAAATCTATTCTTATAACCGGCGGAACGGGAAGCTTCGGCAAGAAATACACCGAAATTTTGCTTAAAAATTTTAAGCCAAAAAGGCTAATTATATACTCAAGAGACGAGCTTAAGCAATACGAAATGGCTCAAGTTTTTAAAAATCCCGCGATGAGATATTTTATCGGCGACGTGCGAGACGAAAAGAGGCTTAAAACCGCGATGGATGGAGTTGATTTTGTCATTCACGCAGCCGCGATGAAACACGTTCCCATAGCCGAATATAACCCGATGGAGTGCATAAAAACAAACATCAACGGCGCTCAAAACGTCATTGACGCAGCCTTTGCTTGCGGAGTAAATAAAGTGATCGCACTATCAACGGATAAAGCGTGCAATCCTGTAAATTTATACGGAGCGACCAAGCTTGCTAGCGATAAGCTATTTGTCGCGGCAAACAACATAGCAGGCAGTAAAAAAACTCGCTTTAGTGTCGTAAGATACGGCAATGTCGTGGGCTCTCGAGGCTCGGTAGTGCCATTATTTAAAAGGCTCATTCAAGAAGGTGCAAAAGAGCTTCCTATAACGCATGAGCAGATGACGAGATTTTGGATCACTCTTGAGCAAGGGGTAAATTTCGTTCTTAAAAATTTCGAGCGCATGAAGGGTGGAGAAATTTTCATCCCTAAAATTCCTTCAATGACTATGCTTGATCTTGCACGCGCCCTTGCGCCTGAGCTTAAAGTCAAAATCATAGGCATAAGGCCGGGAGAGAAAATGCATGAAGTGATGGTTGGAAAAGACGATGCGCACTTAACTTACGAATTTAGCGACCACTACGTGATAAGCCCGTCCATTCAGTTTGCGACTATACAAGACTTTTCGACAAATGCGCTTGGCGAAAGAGGCAAGCTTGTAGAAGACGGGTTTGAATACAGCTCAAATACTAATAAGATTTGGCTTGATAAAGAGGGTCTTTTGGAGATGATAAATGATAGCTTATAG
- a CDS encoding SDR family oxidoreductase, whose product MNKNILITGTSRGIGKALSIGFLETNKVFGCSRSDSDIEHKNYKHFCIDVCDENKVIDMVRGIKRESGKIDVLINNAGAASMNHLLTTNLNSVNELFNVNFMSTFLFTREVGKIMSRQKYGKIVNFSSVAAALNLEGEAIYAAAKAAIENFTRTSAKELGKFNINVNAIGISPTITNLIKAVPKNKIDELLEKQTIKNFCEFDDIKNTIDFLIDDKSKMVTGQIIYLGGVW is encoded by the coding sequence ATGAATAAAAATATCTTAATAACCGGCACAAGTAGAGGAATAGGAAAGGCTCTAAGTATCGGCTTTTTAGAAACTAATAAAGTGTTTGGTTGCAGTAGAAGTGATAGCGACATAGAACATAAAAACTATAAACATTTTTGCATTGATGTTTGTGATGAAAATAAAGTTATAGATATGGTAAGGGGAATAAAACGTGAGTCAGGAAAGATTGATGTGCTTATAAATAATGCAGGAGCTGCCTCTATGAATCATTTGCTAACTACAAATTTAAATAGTGTAAATGAACTGTTTAACGTAAATTTTATGTCCACATTTTTATTCACAAGAGAAGTAGGCAAAATAATGAGTCGCCAAAAATATGGCAAAATAGTTAACTTTTCAAGTGTAGCAGCAGCTTTAAATTTAGAAGGAGAAGCTATTTATGCAGCTGCAAAAGCAGCTATAGAAAATTTTACCAGAACTAGCGCTAAAGAGCTGGGGAAATTTAATATCAACGTTAATGCTATTGGTATATCTCCTACCATAACAAATCTTATTAAAGCTGTACCAAAAAATAAAATAGATGAGTTGTTGGAAAAACAAACTATAAAAAATTTTTGTGAATTTGACGATATAAAAAATACGATTGACTTTTTGATAGACGATAAAAGTAAAATGGTAACAGGACAAATTATATATTTAGGCGGTGTATGGTGA
- a CDS encoding choline kinase family protein — protein MTNINFLVTSTDDEKFVLRISGINSNELISREKEFYIQNKMHEFGFGVETIYFDSISGTKITKFLSNAINLTPKNISNFLPQIALHLKSLHNLKIKLKYEFNPFVEMQKYIQISKASTNLIPNFQDGLKLFWFLRDEIYNINRKYHDKDIILVPTHGDLVPENILITDNNEVVLIDWEYAGANDPCWDLASVFVEGNLSKKEEDKFLKYYDPTQDELEKIEIYKGLMDLLWSAWSIAKTSNEQNYLEYGQKRLNDALQRKYF, from the coding sequence ATGACTAATATCAATTTTCTTGTTACGTCGACCGATGATGAGAAATTTGTATTAAGAATTTCAGGAATTAACTCCAATGAGCTTATTAGCCGTGAGAAAGAATTTTATATACAAAATAAAATGCACGAATTCGGTTTTGGTGTAGAAACTATATATTTTGATAGCATTTCTGGGACAAAAATAACTAAATTTTTATCAAACGCTATAAATTTAACTCCAAAAAATATATCAAATTTTTTACCTCAAATTGCACTACATTTAAAATCTTTACATAATTTAAAAATTAAATTAAAATATGAATTTAACCCTTTTGTAGAAATGCAAAAATATATACAAATATCAAAAGCATCTACTAATTTAATACCTAATTTTCAAGACGGATTAAAACTTTTCTGGTTTTTAAGAGACGAAATTTACAATATAAACCGAAAATATCACGATAAAGATATAATATTAGTGCCCACACACGGAGATTTAGTGCCTGAAAATATATTGATAACAGATAATAATGAAGTTGTTTTGATAGATTGGGAATACGCGGGAGCAAACGATCCGTGTTGGGATTTGGCATCTGTTTTTGTTGAAGGAAATTTATCAAAAAAAGAAGAAGATAAATTTTTAAAATATTACGATCCAACTCAAGACGAACTAGAAAAAATAGAAATTTATAAAGGATTAATGGATCTTTTATGGAGTGCTTGGTCCATAGCCAAAACAAGCAACGAGCAAAATTATTTAGAATACGGACAAAAGCGTTTAAATGATGCTTTACAAAGGAAATATTTTTGA